A single Numenius arquata chromosome 1, bNumArq3.hap1.1, whole genome shotgun sequence DNA region contains:
- the ILDR2 gene encoding immunoglobulin-like domain-containing receptor 2: MDGHVLGWIVLLWLAAEVEGLQVTVPEKKKVAMLFQPALLRCHFSTSSTQPAVVQWRFKSYCQDRMGEALGMATSGLQTMSKRNLDWDPYLDCVDSRRTVRVVASKQGSAVTIGDFYKERDVSIVHDADLQIGKLMWGDSGLYYCLIITPDDVEGKNEESVELLVLGRTGLLADLLPSFAVEIMPEWVFVGLVILGAFLFFLLVGICWCQCCPHSCCCYVRCPCCPESCCCPRALYVAGKAAKAGYPPAVSSMPGPYYIPSVPVAGVPSPAVLMDKSHPPPLAPSDSSGGSQNAVRKGYRIQTDKERDSMKVLYYVEKELAQFDPARRMRERYNNTISELSSLHEDDLNFRQPYRQARRKPLPPAGDLDGDAEYWAGVIGGGSTSRSQAVSDYRDERDSFRHSQQRSKSEMLSRKSFSVGVPAVSMDELAAFAESYSQRTRRADSQETRRFERSESHGGRIGGLPHQDSSMEEYYTKRSRGNREPLTDSDRGWSYSPPRRRAHEEKHLPRLVSRTPGGSQKYDHSYLSSVLERKSRSYDENGDHSETPSKLSSQTSQRGGGTYYAWSPPSTYKAEKSQQQSQQPPPPPQQEEGEDTLPPYSERELSRGPSYRAREQAYLNASDKKRKKDPKKTNDFPTRMSLVV; encoded by the exons CTGAAGTGGAAGGGTTGCAGGTCACCGTGCCTGAGAAGAAGAAGGTGGCCATGTTGTTtcagcctgctctgctccgctgCCATTTCTCTACTTCTTCCACCCAACCAGCTGTGGTACAGTGGAGGTTTAAATCTTACTGCCAGGACCGGATGGGAGAAGCTTTGGGTATGGCGACTTCTGGTTTACAAACGATGAGCAAGAGGAACCTGGACTGGGATCCCTACTTGGACTGTGTGGACAGCAGGAGGACAGTCCGTGTCGTGGCCTCCAAACAAGGATCTGCAGTCACTATAGGGGACTTCTATAAGGAAAGAGATGTCAGCATTGTCCACG ATGCAGATCTTCAGATTGGGAAGTTGATGTGGGGAGACAGTGGGCTCTATTACTGCCTTATTATCACACCGGATGATGTGGAGGGCAAGAATGAAGAATCGGTGGAGCTGCTTGTGCTTG GCAGGACAGGGCTGCTTGCTGATCTCTTGCCCAGTTTTGCTGTGGAGATTATGCCAG AGTGGGTCTTCGTGGGCCTGGTGATCCTGGGGGCATTCCTGTTCTTCCTCCTGGTGGGGATCTGCTGGTGCCAGTGCTGCCcacacagctgctgctgttatGTCCGCTGCCCTTGCTGTCCTGAGTCCTGCTGCTGTCCCCGGGCGT tgtatGTAGCAGGCAAGGCAGCAAAAGCTGGGTACCCTCCTGCAGTCTCCTCCATGCCAGGTCCGTACTACATCCCCAGCGTTCCTGTAGCTGGTGTCCCATCTCCTGCTGTGCTGATGGATAAGTCGCACCCACCTCCCTTAGCCCCAAGTGACTCCAGCGGAGGAAGCCAAAATG cAGTGCGCAAGGGGTACAGGATCCAGACTGACAAGGAAAGGGACTCCATGAAGGTGCTGTACTATGTTGAGAAAGAACTGGCTCAGTTTGACCCAGCTAGGAGGATGCGAGAACGAT ATAACAACACCATCTCTGAACTCAGCTCTTTGCATGAGGATGACTTGAACTTCCGTCAGCCCTACCGCCAGGCGCGAAGGAAACCTCTGCCTCCTGCGGGGGACCTGGATGGTGATGCTGAGTACTGGGCAGGAGTGATAGGTGGGGGCAGCACGTCAAGATCACAGGCTGTCTCCGATTACAGAGATGAGCGGGACAGTTTCCGGCACAG ccaGCAGAGATCTAAGTCCGAGATGTTGTCCCGTAAGAGTTTCTCTGTGGGAGTGCCGGCCGTCTCTATGGACGAGCTGGCAGCCTTTGCGGAGTCCTACAGCCAGCGGACCCGGCGGGCAGACAGCCAGGAAACTCGGCGTTTTGAGCGGTCAGAGTCGCACGGCGGCCGCATCGGAGGGCTGCCCCACCAGGATAGCTCCATGGAGGAGTACTACACCAAGCGTAGCAGAGGGAACCGAGAACCGCTGACGGACTCGGATCGGGGCTGGTCATACAGCCCACCCCGGAGACGGGCCCATGAGGAGAAACACCTGCCCAGGCTGGTGAgccggacacctggagggagccaGAAATACGATCACTCCTACCTCAGCAGCGTCTTGGAGAGGAAATCCCGGAGCTACGATGAGAATGGTGACCACAGTGAAACCCCCTCAAAGCTGAGCTCGCAGACCAGCCAGAGAGGAGGGGGAACATACTATGCCTGGTCACCACCCTCTACCTACAAAGCCGAGAAGTCGCAGCAGCAGTCGCAgcagccgccaccgccgcctcagcaggaggaaggggaggacacCCTGCCCCCATACAGCGAGAGGGAGCTGAGCCGAGGCCCTTCATACAGGGCCAGGGAGCAGGCCTACCTCAACGCCTCtgacaagaagaggaaaaaggaccCCAAGAAAACA AACGATTTCCCAACAAGGATGTCCCTCGTGGTTTGA